In Solanum stenotomum isolate F172 chromosome 6, ASM1918654v1, whole genome shotgun sequence, one DNA window encodes the following:
- the LOC125867232 gene encoding uncharacterized protein LOC125867232, with protein MSDQKPLLSLKKTFFYNFFPSKAEEEACKLNNIPYVVTRELIEIRDIYPPPKINLENPWQIKKKITRDEVIVGKLMIPFFETFEYILRYWTLDAAKILVNGCDVPVGVWDVTEENNPKKYDRGSVFLRKLHNDDFYLSCIKLFNNRGLSVGDEIGLYWDPRSSNLIFKLLSQVHA; from the coding sequence ATGTCTGATCAAAAGCCTTTGCTTAGCCTTAAGAAGACATTCTTTTACAATTTCTTTCCATCAAAAGCTGAAGAAGAAGCTTGCAAACTTAACAACATTCCATATGTAGTGACTCGAGAACTGATTGAGATAAGAGACATATACCCTCCCCCAAAAATCAATTTGGAAAACCCCTggcaaataaagaaaaagattacCCGTGACGAGGTTATTGTAGGAAAGCTGATGATTCCATTTTTCGAGACGTTTGAGTACATTCTTCGATATTGGACGTTGGATGCAGCCAAAATTTTGGTGAACGGGTGCGATGTTCCTGTTGGCGTTTGGGATGTGACGGAGGAGAATAACCCTAAGAAGTATGATCGTGGAAGTGTTTTCTTAAGGAAATTGCACAATGATGACTTTTATCTTTCGTGCATCAAATTGTTCAACAATCGCGGATTAAGTGTTGGTGATGAAATTGGACTTTATTGGGATCCTAGATCTTCAAATTTAATCTTCAAATTACTTTCTCAGGTTCATGCTTAG